A section of the Triticum dicoccoides isolate Atlit2015 ecotype Zavitan chromosome 7A, WEW_v2.0, whole genome shotgun sequence genome encodes:
- the LOC119332028 gene encoding probable fucosyltransferase 8, whose protein sequence is MIKDMSGNKKAGDHPVADAAWPARRRDGMGRAGVLLIACLFTLPFMALLFGGRAGALAVWQNAAKLTAMGGGLLNVSRQSAAGADELFGGLLSPGSDRRACLSRYQSPHYYKHSPYAPSRHLLRKLRDYEARHSRCGPGTPPYARSVDHLRSGSSSSTEDAECNYVVWIPYNGLGNRMLSLLSTFLYALLTDRVLLVHSTDDFTGLFCEPFPGTWVLPPDFPVADMSWLGVGSNQSYGNLLDGKKIANDPAKATARSVPPYVYLHLAHDLRRSDRLFYCNDDQLVLAKVNWLLVQNDFYFVPALYDMAEFEAELRRLFPAKESVAHLLGRYLFHPSNSVWGMITRYYHTYMAQAEERIGVQIRMFSWATIPVDDMYSQIMACSRQEHILPDVVDGDAAASSSSHDHGGSKPKAILIASLQADYYDRIKSTYYEHAAKGGDMVGVFQPSHEERQIMGQRTHNQKALAEIYLLSFSDVLLTTGASTFGYMSSSLAGLRPTMLMIPEDGKVPEPPCVRAVSMEPCFHMTPDVECRGKAVNKEELSRHVKECEDVGKGIKWIKGIKLFD, encoded by the exons ATGATCAAGGACATGAGCGGCAACAAGAAGGCGGGAGATCATCCGGTGGCGGATGCggcgtggccggcgaggaggagggacGGGATGGGCAGGGCGGGCGTGCTGCTCATCGCGTGCCTGTTCACGCTGCCGTTCATGGCGCTCCTCTTCGGCGGCCGGGCGGGTGCGCTGGCCGTGTGGCAGAACGCCGCCAAGCTGACCGCCATGGGTGGAG GATTACTGAACGTCTCTCGTCAGAGCGCCGCCGGTGCGGACGAGCTCTTTGGCGGCCTGCTCTCGCCGGGCTCCGACCGGCGCGCGTGCCTCAGCCGCTACCAGTCCCCGCATTACTACAAGCACTCCCCGTACGCGCCGTCGCGGCACCTCCTGCGGAAGCTGCGCGACTACGAGGCGCGGCACAGCCGGTGCGGCCCCGGAACGCCGCCGTACGCCAGGTCCGTTGACCACCTCCggtccggcagcagcagcagcacggagGACGCGGAGTGCAACTACGTCGTGTGGATCCCCTACAACGGCCTCGGCAACCGGATGCTCTCGCTGCTCAGCACGTTCCTCTACGCGCTCCTCACCGACCGCGTCCTCCTCGTCCACTCCACGGACGACTTCACCGGCCTCTTCTGCGAGCCGTTCCCCGGTACCTGGGTGCTCCCGCCGGACTTCCCCGTCGCCGACATGTCCTGGCTCGGGGTGGGCTCCAACCAGTCGTACGGGAACCTCCTCGACGGCAAGAAGATCGCCAACGACCCGGCCAAGGCGACGGCGCGATCGGTGCCGCCGTACGTGTACCTGCACCTGGCGCACGACCTCCGGCGCTCGGACCGGCTCTTCTACTGCAACGACGACCAGCTCGTGCTGGCCAAGGTGAACTGGCTGCTGGTGCAGAACGACTTCTACTTCGTGCCGGCGCTGTACGACATGGCCGAGTTCGAAGCTGAGCTCCGGAGGCTGTTCCCGGCCAAGGAGAGCGTGGCGCACCTTCTCGGCCGGTACCTGTTCCACCCGTCCAACTCCGTCTGGGGCATGATCACCAGGTACTACCACACGTACATGGCCCAGGCGGAGGAGAGGATCGGCGTGCAGATCAGGATGTTCTCCTGGGCAACCATCCCCGTCGACGACATGTACAGCCAGATCATGGCGTGCTCTCGACAGGAGCACATACTGCCGGACGTCGTCGATGGCGACGCTGCAGCGAGCAGCAGTAGCCACGACCACGGCGGCTCCAAACCCAAGGCCATCCTGATCGCGTCGCTGCAAGCAGACTACTACGACAGGATCAAGTCCACTTACTACGAGCACGCGGCCAAGGGCGGCGACATGGTGGGGGTGTTCCAGCCGAGCCACGAGGAGCGGCAGATCATGGGGCAGCGGACGCACAACCAGAAGGCGCTGGCGGAGATCTACCTGCTCAGCTTCTCCGACGTGCTGCTCACCACGGGGGCGTCCACGTTTGGCTACATGAGCAGCAGCCTCGCGGGGCTGCGGCCGACGATGCTGATGATCCCGGAAGACGGCAAGGTGCCCGAGCCGCCATGCGTGCGCGCCGTGTCCATGGAGCCGTGCTTCCACATGACGCCCGATGTGGAGTGCCGGGGGAAGGCGGTGAACAAGGAGGAGCTGTCTCGCCATGTCAAGGAGTGTGAGGATGTAGGCAAAGGAATTAAATGGATCAAAGGTATCAAGTTATTT